From Punica granatum isolate Tunisia-2019 chromosome 1, ASM765513v2, whole genome shotgun sequence:
CAGACGAAAAATCCTCACCTAACCTTTAATAATCTCCATATATCTATGTCTAATATAGGCTCTTTCATTAAAACTTGCATTTAACCTCGCCTCTGTTAATCGATCGAGGTAGCTCTCCGTAGTCGATTTCCACTCACTAcgattatatttcattattctGAATGTCTACGAGGTAATTTTCCCTGCAGATGCTGCAACTTGATGCAGGACTAGTGAGCATGAAGTAAATCGAGAAGCCGACCCAGAACCATCCACTATCTCAAGAACAACTTCCTGGTGCTTATAAGCTCAATCCTTTTCTTCACTTTCGATTTCTCCTCAAGTGGTACTCGAGCAGAGAAAATAAGTTATAAGTTCAAATTCCAATGCGTGGCCGCCCATTTCTGCCTAAAATCGATTCAAGATTAGGCTTTCCGATCCAATTCAAACATGAAGAACACCAAGCGCACAGAATCAATTCTGGAACAGTACAGCAAACAATGCAAACAGATATATAATAAACGGTTCCATACAGATATACGGGTTCTGTGAAATCAAATCAAGATTAGATTCTTTTTACCGCTTACGAAGCTGAAATCGCTGCCTCCGGCGGCGTCAGCGATGCCGTCTCCGATGGTGACGGTTCTATGGAGCCCATCTTCTCCTGCCTCCAAGTTCTCGCTGTTCTGAATCCTCTGCTCCCCATCTCCATCGCCGTCGACGCAGGCGAATATGGAAAGGGACGGCACAGTCTGCAACATTGGGAGCAAGAGAACTCAGAACCAGAAGCTGGATTTGGAGCTGTTTGCGCACAGATAATGGAGGATTTTGAGGGGTTCTTAATGAAGTTGGAAGCCTATGccgacttatatatatatatatatatatatggaaaatcTTGGGATGTGATGTTTCCCCCTTCCTTTGCTGCTTTTGGACTTCAGTGGACGTTGACTTGCCACGTGCCAGCTTATTTTTCACTGTTCTTTACAACTAGCCATCCTACCAGCTTATCTTAATTTCgattaaaataattagttgtaatataaactaattatctttaaaaatattaattagtttatgactgaaaaattaatttttttgataatttttaaattgacgataaattgaaatgaataaaattaattttaatcaaaattaagtattttatttacataaataaGTACTTTATTAACtcaaaaaaatcatttatatattttattaataatattaacataatcaaattaataaaattattttaatcaaaattaagataattagtttatattaaaatataattttaaatcgCCAAAACTGAAATGTATATGTCAAAAGTTAGAGGGCTAATATTGACTTGCTAGAAGAAGTTTGGATCAATATAAACTTAGCCCCTTTAGTTTCAGTTTGCATgagtatgaaaaaataattttacataataaataataattttttcaaaagtttaaaaaaatagGTTTATGTAAATAAGTACTCTACCTAAATTTAAACTCTTCATCGCATAGATAGTAAactatttttaaaagtaataaaCAAGAGATATTGCTACTTTTTGCCCCATATGTTGTTGATGCTACTGGAGTTTCAATTAGCACAGCCTAGTTAAAGAACCTTTAACTAATCTAcatctatttatatttgtatttatatattaaataattcgGACTACTCTCGTGAGAGTTTTCCGTTCGTGCGATGAGCTGTCACGTAAGTATTATCGTGCGAGGAAGAGCTGCCACATAAGAATTGGTCATCTCTCATTAAATACACTAGGCAAGTGGGCTCGCGCATATGCACGGGCCACAGGTATTGGTGCAAAAGATCTTCCTTTTTAATATGTTTAAATCTACaaatataaaacataaaaattaatatcgtGAATGACATGTCATGTATATGCTGACTTATATACGAAATTCTAAGAATGAAAAGGAAACCCTTTTGCACTTCTTCCTCCTATATTATCTGCAACATTCTTACACATATTTATACTTACAAATtgccaaaataaaattacattttcatAAAATGTCTTATACAAAGGTAGGGAATTCTCTATCGAGTAAAGATTTAAATACAACTAAAATGGTGAGTTTCGTACAAAATACTAGTGAGTTATGATATCAAAATGCCCTATTATTGAAGTCATTATGCAACAACGATTGTCAATACCCTTGATCCCCATATAGTTATTGCTTATAAATTGTGATAGTCCATAGTGATCCACCActgttgaaaatgaaaaaaaaaaattgaaacaactTCCTTATAAACATATCTTACCCGCGGACAAATTTTATCTACTATACATGTCTTCATAGTAATCATCGAATTTCTTCATATGCCCAATAGCTTTCACCTAGTTGTGATAATTTAAGTGCcgcttttctttttattggcTTGTGGGAACAAAAATGCTAACTTTTCTTCGTATATTTCTACTATCATGTACTTAAGTATCTTGTAAGCTTTTATTAATTGGGATTGGGGGATTTgtgattttcaaatttttttccttttaattggGATTTTGTAGCTCAAAAAAATCGAACGAAACCATAATGACAACCTAAAGCAGAATAAATAGGGAGGCAAATGCTCGTGTTcaaattaatgaaagaaaTGAAGGACGAATTGATCTTACCAGTGACGATGTCGCAACAAAATTGTAGGGCATCGAGGGTCCTCTCCTTCCGGGTCTTTAGGAGAGGGGTCAGAGTACTTCAAGAAGCAAGTGGCTCCTGCAATTTGAACGATTTTGTGTTTTGGAGGACTTGATgtgataatttaaaaaatttattattagtgTCTTTTCATGCTTCATAAGTGCAGATTATTTTGGTTTCGAGAAGTGAAGTGGTATCGCAATTTGGTGTCACTTGTCCATTGTTATTGGGGTCACACAAAAAGTCACGCAAGGAGAAGTTTGCTCCGTCCTACATGACGTTTCTTGACAAGTCGTCCTGgtttttagtattttatatagattattGCTGCCTTTTAATCATCTTTGACCATCTTTTTCCTTGTAGGTGAAGCAATGTAATAGAGACCTAAGGGCTTGATATATGGCACCATCTTATTAATCTTGAAATGACACATGGCACAAGCTCATTTAAGATACTTTTTTGTTTcgctattatatattatatatagatttctcGATGTAGGGATGGCAACGAGAAGGGTTTGGGACGGCCAAGTCCATCCTATACTTGTATccattaagaaaaagtaatctCAAACCCTTTCCAAATCCGTTAGTATTTTGAAGGAAATTTCTCAAACCCTTCCTGCTATTTTAACGGGTTCTCACTAGGTACCCGCTTTTCGCTTACtagcaaaattgaaaaagaaaaaaaattatcatacaGACTTATCATAACATCATACTTATATAAAATAGtctaaaataacaataaatatTCAAGTACAATATATAAGGTCCATGGCCTATATTTTCACCGTGCTCAAACATTCCCAAAATCTATGGCAAaagtttcataaatttatattggAATGAAATATCAAAATGCTCAAACATTTCACAAACACATTGACCTCCACTAATGAAGAGCATCAGTATCAAGCTTATCAAGGAAAAACGAGCCAAGTAGCTAAAGTTCAAGGAATACAAAGAAcaggaaaacataaaaagcaTTCCAAatggaaaagagagaaatataTGCTTACTTTGAGTAAGCTCGGAGTGATAGACATGAAATGGAAACATTGAGAtataaaattctttcaataATAGAGTTCATCATTTAAAGCAAGCCACATAGCAATAATAGAAGCTAAAAATGAAATGCAGCATATCCAACATGGACCATGACTAGAAGGATATAGAGCAATCACTTGAGACGAGCAAACATTGCAAACCTAAGTTGACGGCAAGGTTGCTTTGTAAATATGGATAAATATGAATGGCATTTTGGTAATTTGATTGCTTAACGGGTTTGGGACGAGTTTTAGCGTAAGGTCATGAACCCTTCTCAAACCCTGCAGGGTTTTCAGCAAAAAATCCTAAAACCTTCCCATGACCCAACGGGTAGAATCCTCTAATAATCTATCAAGGTTTGGGACGGGTAAAATAACCATTTATATAAACCCATTGCCATCCTTAGTCCAACGGTGTCCATACTAGTTTATATCTCTACTAATCCAACTCCTTGAACTCCTAGAATTTAGGCCATGACAACTTGGATCGGACCCTGGTGCTGCTTAATTTCGATGTTCGTTCGACGCCTCGACGGGAGTGGCTCATTTCAGATAGTGAGATCTCGCCAAGTCGTGGATGGGGCGGACCATTGGTCGCATGCTCATGCGAACAGGTGCTCTGTGACCTCGAATCCAATGTTCTGATAATCCAATTGAAGTGTACTGGTGTAGATCTAGTATCTGACATGTTAGTTCATACTCTGGTTTCCGACAGTTACACGGGAGAAAAGCCCTTAATCAAATCAGATAGGTTTAGCAAAGATGGAAAGTTAAGTAGGGATTCATGAGAAAGTGCTGTCACAAAGTCCTTTTCTTCGACAAAAAGAGATATCTCAAGCTCACATGGAAAGTGGGATATTAATTTAGGTTGGGCTTTTCGTGGATTTGCAATTATGCACACACGAGGGTCAAGTGACAATAATCAAAGCTCGCCTGAGCAAATTTCTCAATGAATATTACTCAACCACTTGACTGTATAACATCTAATTAAAATGcttaaaagtgaaaaatttaGAACAAGCCTACAACTTATAAATATCCTGATGGATTTTTACTCATCTAAAGTGAATGAATAACACTCAACCAATATTTTTTCAGCTTGCCTTCCGAACAATTTATTAATGGAATTTCCATAATAGTATGAGTAGGGTCAGGTTTCTATGATTTCTTGAATTCAATAGAGTCTTACTTGAATTTAAAACCAACATAAATCTTGGATCAGGTTTTCTAAGTTCTCTCTGCCGCGAGAGGGATCTGAGACCTGACGAACCTGAGCAATACATTTTAGCAGATCATCCATTCTTCTCCGCCGTCCCTCTGCTCGATTTTggttaatctttttttttttcccgaaaCTTAATTCCAGTGACTTCCAACACCTCCTTTACTCTCTGTTAGCCATggtctagaaggaaaattcAGTGACACCGTCTCCAAATTTGAATCTTAGAATCGCATGGAAGTGGGCACCACTATGTACATTTATGAGGCCGAATGTCGGAAAGCCACAAACTGCTCTGCAAATCAGAGTCTTTGAGGTTAACTGTGTGGGGTGAAGGGGTTGCAAGGGGTTTTGGAAAAGCTCAGATGAACAGGAAGGAAATCTTCCCGAAGGTTAATTAGAGCTTGGAGTTCCTCGGATGAGTCACAGACAAGAACATAGTACCCCATCGGATATTGCTGCAATGAAAATTAGTTAATGGAAAGTGGTTTGATCGGTCAATTCATGAGGAAATCCGCTGATCTGAGACGAATATTTTCAACTGCGAGCTCACTTTGGGATCATAATGGGAGAATTCACATCAGTGCCATGGATTTCCTAGTTTTGAATTGGGTGGTTGAGACTGGACCATGGCATGTAGATAAAATTCCTCTTATCCAGCAAAAATGGTCTCCTCAGTTTGAGGAGCAATTGAGTTTCCATAAAATGTCGGCTTGGGTAAAGCTTCGGAAAATCCCTCTGGAATTCTAGCATGCTAAAGGTATTAGTTACTTGGCTAGCGCAATTGAAAAACCCTTATATATGGATACAGCTACTGTGCGGAGGCTGTTGGGCTACTCTAACATCTCTGTGAAGGTTGAGTTGGATATTGACATTCCAGAAGTGTTATCTGTGAAAATTGTCAATGACTATATAGTGGAGATTCAGGTGATCAATCTGCAGTCTCTTCTCGAGAAATGTCACAAGTGCAAAGTATTCCGGCACCAATTTTgcgccaaaaagaaaaagtaacgATATTCTTCTTGATTGTGTATGTACTACTAAATCAGTTGAGGTTCAAATAGCCAATGGTTCGATCTCCTCCAATTTCTTTGATCGAAGGTAAAGGAGTTCAAAAAATCCGCAACTGCCAATACTGCAGGAACTAAAGAAGTTTCTCATTGTGCCAAAGTGAGGAGAGTTTAATTCTCCCTAACGTATAAATGTCGCATTAATAGTTTAGGACGAGTGTCTCAATCGCCTCCTCAGCGCACAAGGACTCGACCAATACTTTGAGGTGGTAGTTGTAGAAAGTCGAGGAAGCAAATGCAGTGAAGAGAGATATGCAAGGAAAACAATGTACTTccaagaatttgaagaagacTCCGTATTTGAAGCAGGGAAATAATTTCCTGGTCAATACCGTAGCCCCACGCAAACTTTGGAACAAGTCAAAGGCAGTAAGGGGAGAAAGAAGGGTGAAAAGGTTGCTATAATAAGGTGGTCTGCTTGGTCGTTCTGATGAAACGATTTTGTCGTTTCAGTTATGTTTGTTGATATTTTAGGAGTTcacttatttcatttttgttggTTTCAAGTCTTGAAATTGTTCAAGATGTTCATGAAAGCATTTGACCCTTTGTTCGTAATAGTATGCAATATAATCAACTATAGTCTGCTTGcctgcatatatttatatattttaattaatgttttatgCATTATGTTTTAGAAATAAACTGAATAAATAGCTTGTAATAAGTTCATTTTATTGATTGAGAAGACTATTTGATTGTTCAAGAATTGTAATTTCATTGGTGGATCGAGATTTGTGAAAATGTGAAATCCTTAATAGATAATTATATAAagtctattatatattaataagagGACGTAAATGAGCGATCAACCATGACTTAAAGAATTGCTTGAGAAGTCTATGTGAAATCTTCTCATCGCATGACATAGAAGGCTTTTATAGAAGGAgtccaaattaattaatgtataaataaattgattgaGGGAGGGAGGGGGCAAATTGGGGGCCCTCCTACTGGTGACCTCATCCCTTGGGCGAGGTTGCCGGAGGTGGTGAGGTCGCCGGGAAGGGGGCCAGAGATCtacccctccctccctctctctctctctctctctctctctctattctaACTGGAAGAGATAGTACTAGAATGGGCAGATCAGGGGGCCCTCCattattattaaagaaaattaatttttatttttttaattgagaaaaaaattataaactaGGTAAAAATGTCATGGTTTTAGGGGATGAAATGGCATTTAACGGGCCACATCAACGTTGTCCGTCAAGGACGAACTAAGAGTTGCACAAAAGGACTAATGTGTTCAAATGTTCCAAACGGTGAAATTAATTTGTATAGCAAAATTCTTTTAgtgattaattttaaaaatttgtatcTTTCAAGGACCAATTTGTGTGTTTTATTGAAAATCAATTGTCAACGGTGAAGCCATGCATGGAAGGTGTTCCCATCActaaagggggaaaaaaaaaaagatagtcatccctttttctttttttctcaattatagGAAAAGCTCATAAATTtagcataaataaataaaaacactaaatatttaaaaatgcTGAATAATTTCAATATGAGAATCCAACATGCAACTTTTTCATGGTAGGGTGGCTCATTTTTCAactctttttcatattttaggTAGAGAAGAAAGACTCTCATAAATTCCATctggaaaatatataataatctggtatattatatttttcttttggattacAAGGGAGATTAATGGACTTAATATGATGAAATATGAACTTTTTGGGGGTGAATTTgaactaaaaattttaataactaatagaGACACATATAATCTCACAATTATCAAATCTGGAATCTGCACTGCACGCTCTTTCATATGTTGCATAATTTTGTTTCATCTGTTTTCATatctggaatttttttttaacatcaTGATAAGACTAGTGAACATTGTATTAAGAGACTCGTAAGTTTTACTGTTAATACTTTTCTAATCATGTATGGCAGTGCAATGTGTCACGTACCACGTGATATGTGCGCTAATCATGTACGAGACAAGGGATTAAttgctaattaattaagataattatcAAAGATATTGTGATCATAAGGGGAGAGAGGGCATGCTGCAGCTGATGAAGCGGGGATCCAAATGGGATCTAGATGGTCTTTCTCAGGAAAGAAACAGTTCAAACATAGTCATTGTTACCTCCTTAGCTATAATTACCCTCTTTGTGCGTAACAAACTATAGGaaagttttctaaaaaaacATTCACTCGGACAACTAAGGTCTTCCCAAAAGGACCGCAGATTAACAACCACCGGTCTcgctttccctctctctctaaaacACAAATTGTCCTCATCATGTCCCTTAAACCTCATTCCAAATCAAGACCATCAATCTTTCCACCTCTTGCATCATTCATCCCCCCATAGCCTCTTCCCCcctcgtcgtcgtcgtcgttgCTGTCCCCTGAGCCATCATCCTCATCCGATCCTCACGATTAAAACGTGGCTTGAGCTCAACCACGGGCTGGCTTTGCCACCCCCGGCGCTAGGTTTGGCATCGTGGGCTATAGGATGTCGATCCTTCTGAATCCGTTCCAGCTCCTTGAGCTCAATATCATCTCCGCCCAGGACCTCGCTCCCGTCACGCGCTCCATGCGCACGTACGCGGTTGCGTGGGTCCACCCGGACCGCAAGCTCTCCACCAGGGTCGACGCCAGTGGCCACACCAACCCTTCGTGGAACGACAAGTTTGTGTTCCGTGTCGACGATGAGTTCCTCGAGTCTGACACGTCAGCCATCATGATCGAGATCTATGCTGTCCATTGGTTCAAGGACGTGCAGGTCGGCACCGTTCGAGTCCTGATCGATAATGTGGTCCCCATCCTGCCAACCGGCCGGCCCTTCTGGCACCAGCGCTATGTCGGGATGGAATTTGTGGCATTACAAGTACGCCGACCCTCCGGACGGCCGCAGGGGATGTTGAACATTGGTGTTGCGGTTCTCGATAGCTCCATGAGGAGCATGCCTCTTTACTCGCAGCTTAGTTCCTCCGCGATAGGTTTCAAGGACTTGTTGGATAAACCGGACCCCCAACATCATAGGACTAACCAAAACCCTACTTCTAAACAAcaacagaaaaaaaagaaacaggaGGCAACCCGAAAGGCCGAACTTCGACGCACGAAGAGTGATTCGAGTTCCATGGTCAGTTCCAACAACTCAAAGACAATGAAAAGAAAGGTTTCCTTTCACGACAAGGTAAGCTCCGTTGTGAACGGATCAGAGGTTGGCTTGCGGAGCGAGGTAAAGAAGAATGGCACGAGCTCGAAGGCCTGTTCCACAGTAAGCAGTCTGAAGCCTGGATCCCAAGTTGGGCTCCGAGCAAAGAGATTGGATGATGCAGTAGGAGGATTAACATTTCGAAGGAAGGGCAAAGATGGGCCAAAGCCGATCACGAAGAAGCAAGGATCATCGGTTCGTGAGGCGCCTCGAAGGAAACTACCGAAAGATGTATGCATGACAGATTCCGAACTGGGACCGTCTCCATCGGAGGTGGCAGCGGAGATGGCGGCGAAGGAGAAGAACAAGCCAGATGACGTGGAGAGCTCGGTCTTAGGTGGGGCTGCGTGGAGCGTGGCGGACAGCGTCGAGGGCTTACAGTCCAAGCTGGAAAGGTGGCGGGCGGAGCTTCCACCCACACAAGACGCCTGCAGTGAGGTCCCGAGCAGCATTGCACCGAGCGTCAACAAGGATGGTCGCGGGGGGCGCCGTCACAGACGACGGAGGCGCAACAGCCGCCGCGACGGCGGCGACAGAGAAGGGGAAGGGCTGTTCTCATGCTTCAGCAACATATGCGGATGCGAATGCTCAATCACTTGCGGAAACCCACTGAAGAAACGTTCCGGGAAACGCGGCCGCAGGAGAAGCCGATCACCGGCCGGGAGCAGCACTTACGTGTAGGATTAATTTATAGCTCGTCCAGGTGCTTTTATTTATCAGGTCGGTTGGCTAATTGTATATTGATGATCCGATTGGGTCCGAATCAGTGGATTTTGCTGAAGTGTATAACTGGGACATAGTTCGTTTTTCCTTATGTCCATAAGTTGATTTTTCAACTTGAAATTTACAATTAATTTCGTCGAACATATCTTTATAAAGTTCTATCAACCGAACCCCTCAAGAACTATAAGATCCCAGAGATGAGAAAGGGGTTCAGTGCAATAGCATATTGAAATCAAGAAGTTCAATGATTCAGGAATCCTGCGATCATCAAACTAGTTTGCAGCAATGTACTCATACGTCGAGCGCCGTGTGAAAGGCAACCATGACGGGTATACATAATAAATGAATTATGCATATGATTATTTCTCCGCAAGCCGTCGGCCCATGAACACATTTGGCAAATGGGCTTGGCCCTTCTGATACAATTAGACGGCCCATGCTTGAATGGATATTAAATGATCTTAATAACAAGCCATTTTCCATGAGAAAGACAACTGAAAGCAACAGAAAAGAGCGTCAATAACAATTAAAATTGAGCATCAATTGTTTCTCTTAGTAC
This genomic window contains:
- the LOC116192580 gene encoding uncharacterized protein LOC116192580, whose protein sequence is MSILLNPFQLLELNIISAQDLAPVTRSMRTYAVAWVHPDRKLSTRVDASGHTNPSWNDKFVFRVDDEFLESDTSAIMIEIYAVHWFKDVQVGTVRVLIDNVVPILPTGRPFWHQRYVGMEFVALQVRRPSGRPQGMLNIGVAVLDSSMRSMPLYSQLSSSAIGFKDLLDKPDPQHHRTNQNPTSKQQQKKKKQEATRKAELRRTKSDSSSMVSSNNSKTMKRKVSFHDKVSSVVNGSEVGLRSEVKKNGTSSKACSTVSSLKPGSQVGLRAKRLDDAVGGLTFRRKGKDGPKPITKKQGSSVREAPRRKLPKDVCMTDSELGPSPSEVAAEMAAKEKNKPDDVESSVLGGAAWSVADSVEGLQSKLERWRAELPPTQDACSEVPSSIAPSVNKDGRGGRRHRRRRRNSRRDGGDREGEGLFSCFSNICGCECSITCGNPLKKRSGKRGRRRSRSPAGSSTYV